AGGCTGCCTTGGTGGTGGGGCGTCTTTCCGCGCCGCCGAAAGCTGCCGCGGAGCGCCTGCCGTCCCGGAATCAGCCCTAAGGCGTTGTAGACTTCCTACAACCTGACCCCGTGAGCTTGGTGCGGACAAACACCGCTGGATCACACAGTAATTTGGAAAGCTGGATACGTGCTTGCAATAGTCTGCCCTGGACAGGGCTCACAGACCCCGGGTTTTCTGGCCCCTTGGCTGGAACTGCCCTCGGTGGCAGGCCAACTGGCCTCCTTGAGCGAGATCGCAGGCATTGACCTGATCGCCCACGGGACCACCTCGGATGAGGACACCATCAAGGACACTGCGGTCGCGCAGCCCCTGATTGTCGCGGCCGGCCTTGTTGCCGCCGGTTCACTGTTCGATGTTGACCTCAGTTCCCTTCCGGTAATCCTCGCAGGCCACTCCGTGGGTGAAATCACGGCGTCCGCCCTTGCCGGAGTGCTCACGGAGCAGGAAGCCATGACGTTCGTGCGCGAACGTGCCAACAGCATGGCAGCGGCCGCATCCGTCACTCCCACGGGCATGAGCGCCGTTGTGGGCGGCGACCCCGCCGAGGTCCTTGCGGCCATTACGGCCACAGGCGCCACCCCCGCCAACGTCAACGGGGCGGGCCAGACCGTTGCAGCCGGCACCTTTGACCAGCTGAAGGCCCTAGCCGAGAACCCGCCCGCGAAGGCCCGGGTCATTCCCCTGAAAGTGGCAGGCGCGTTCCACACCAGCCACATGGCCCCCGCTGTCAGCGCCCTCAAGGCGCTGCAGCCGCAGCTGAAGCCGCAGGCACCGAAGGTGCCGCTGCTGTCCAACTACGACGGCGGCCAAGTTACTGAGGGCGGCGCCGCCGTCGACAGCCTTATTGCCCAGGTGTCACGTCCCGTCCGCTGGGACCGCTGCATGGAGGCGATGGTTGCCCGGGGCGTCACCGGCGTCATCGAGCTTGCCCCCGCCGGCACCCTGGCCGGCCTCGCCAAGCGGGGCATGCCCGGCGTCAAGACCGTGGCCGTCAAGACCCCCGACGACCTTTCCGCCGCCCTGGCGCTCTTCGCAGAACTGGAGGGAGACGCATGAGCGTTCCCACGCTGAAGCAGGCTCCCATCCAGGAGCACACCCGCATCCTTGGACTGGGTGCCTACCGTCCCGACGTCATCGTCACCAACGAGGACGTCTGCCAGTGGATCGATTCCTCCGATGAGTGGATCCGCCAGCGGACCGGCATCGTGACCCGCCACCGTGCCCCCGCGGACGTCAGTGTCATCGACATGGCCGAGGGTGCCGCACGCGAGGCCATGGAAAAGGCCGGCATCGAACCGTCCCAGCTCGGTGCCGTCATCGTTTCCACGGTGACCCACCCGTATGCCACCCCCTCCGCCGCGGCCAGCCTGGCTGACCGCCTCGGGGCAACCCCGGCTCCCGCCTTCGACATTTCAGCCGCCTGTGCGGGCTACTGCTACGGCATCGCCCAGGGTGACGCCCTGGTCCGCGCCGGGGCCGCCAAGTATGTCCTGGTGGTGGGCGCCGAAAAGCTGTCCGACGTCATCGACAACAGGGAACGCACCATCTCCTTCCTGCTCGGGGACGGAGCGGGCGCCGTTGTCATCGGTCCGTCCGACACCCCCGGAATCGCCCCCTCTGTGTGGGGATCGGACGGCAGCAAATGGGATGCGATCGGCATGACCCGCTCCATCCTGGATGTCCGCGACCTCGGCATGGCCGCCCGGCAGTCTGATTCCACAGGCGACCTCGCCCTCCTGGAAGAGGCACAGGAGCTGTACCCCACGCTTCGCCAGGACGGGCAGACCGTCTTCCGCTGGGCCGTCTGGGAGATGGCCAAGGTTGCCCAGCAGGCCCTCGATGCCGCGGGCATCCAGGCGGAGGACCTGGTGGCCTTCATCCCCCACCAGGCGAACATGCGCATCATCGACGAGATGGTGAAGAAGCTGAAGCTGCCGGAGGGCGTTACAGTGGCACGGGACATCGCTGACGCAGGCAACACCTCGGCAGCATCCATCCCGCTCGCCACGCACCGCCTGCTGCAGGAAAACCCGGAGCTCAGCGGCGGACTGGCCCTTCAGATCGGTTTCGGCGCGGGGCTGGTCTTCGGCGCCCAGGTAGTTGTCCTTCCCTAGGAACGCCCCCAACGGGCCGCATCCGCGGCCTGGACCATTTCCGGCAGCACCTGCCGGCAATACAAGAAAAGGAGCCATCAATGGCTAGCAACGAAGAGATCCTGGCCGGCTTGGCTGAAATCGTGAACGAGGAAACCGGCCTGGCCCCCGAGGCCGTGGAGCTGGACAAGTCCTTCACCGAGGACCTTGACATCGACTCCATCTCCATGATGACCATCGTGGTCAACGCCGAGGAAAAGTTTGGCGTCCGCATTCCCGACGAAGAGGTCAAGAACCTCAAGACCGTCGGCGACGCCGTCAGCTTCATCGCCGGAGCGCAGGCCTAGCCAAGGCTTCCGCCGTTACGGCATGGCAGGGCTGCCGGTCCGGATGACCGGACCGGCAGCCCGCCGCATTTTTCCGGCACCTTCCGCCCGTAGGCACGGTGCCGATCATCAAAACGCGGGACCTCCGGAAGACGGATTCCCCACCGACGAAAGAGTGATCCCATGACACGCAAAGTAGTCATTACCGGTCTGGGTGCCACCACGCCCATTGGCGGCGATGTACCCACGATGTGGAACAACGCGCTCAAGGGGGTCTCCGGTGCCCGCACCCTGGAGGACGACTGGGTGGCCAAGTACGAGCTGCCCGTCCACTTCGCTGCGCGCTGCAGCACCCCAGCCCTGGACGTGCTCAGCCGCGTAGAAGCCAAGCGCATGGACCCCTCCACCCAGTTCGGCGTTATTGCTGCCCGTGAAGCCTGGGCCGATTCCGGCATCACCGAGTTCGACAAGGACCGCCTCGCGGTTGCCTTCGCCACCGGCATCGGCGGTGTCTGGACACTGCTGGACGCATGGGACACGCTCAAGGAGAAGGGCCCCCGCCGTGTCCTGCCCATGACCGTTCCCATGCTGATGCCCAACGGTGTCGCCGCTGCGGTCAGCCTGGACCTCGGTGCCCGCGCCGGCGCCCACACCCCTGTGTCGGCCTGCGCCTCGGGTACTGAAGCGCTGCACCTGGGCCTGGATTTGATCCGCTCGGGCAAGGCAGACGTGGTCATGTGCGGCGGTGCCGAGGCTGCCATCCACCCCATGCCCCTGGCGGCATTTGCATCCATGCAGGCACTTTCCCGCCGGAACGACGATCCCCAGGGGGCTTCCCGCCCCTACGACACCGCACGTGACGGGTTTGTCATGGGCGAGGGTGCCGGCGCGCTGGTCCTTGAAGCAGAGGAACACGCGCTGGCGCGCGGTGCGCGTATCTACGGCGAACTGGCCGGAACGTCGGTCACTGCCGACGCGTACCACATCACCGCTCCCGACCCCCAGGGCCTGGGCGCAACGCGTGCGCTGAAGGCCGCCATGTTCGACGGCAGGATCCAGCCCGAGGA
The Arthrobacter sp. PGP41 genome window above contains:
- a CDS encoding beta-ketoacyl-ACP synthase III — its product is MSVPTLKQAPIQEHTRILGLGAYRPDVIVTNEDVCQWIDSSDEWIRQRTGIVTRHRAPADVSVIDMAEGAAREAMEKAGIEPSQLGAVIVSTVTHPYATPSAAASLADRLGATPAPAFDISAACAGYCYGIAQGDALVRAGAAKYVLVVGAEKLSDVIDNRERTISFLLGDGAGAVVIGPSDTPGIAPSVWGSDGSKWDAIGMTRSILDVRDLGMAARQSDSTGDLALLEEAQELYPTLRQDGQTVFRWAVWEMAKVAQQALDAAGIQAEDLVAFIPHQANMRIIDEMVKKLKLPEGVTVARDIADAGNTSAASIPLATHRLLQENPELSGGLALQIGFGAGLVFGAQVVVLP
- a CDS encoding acyl carrier protein, with the protein product MASNEEILAGLAEIVNEETGLAPEAVELDKSFTEDLDIDSISMMTIVVNAEEKFGVRIPDEEVKNLKTVGDAVSFIAGAQA
- a CDS encoding ACP S-malonyltransferase; translated protein: MLAIVCPGQGSQTPGFLAPWLELPSVAGQLASLSEIAGIDLIAHGTTSDEDTIKDTAVAQPLIVAAGLVAAGSLFDVDLSSLPVILAGHSVGEITASALAGVLTEQEAMTFVRERANSMAAAASVTPTGMSAVVGGDPAEVLAAITATGATPANVNGAGQTVAAGTFDQLKALAENPPAKARVIPLKVAGAFHTSHMAPAVSALKALQPQLKPQAPKVPLLSNYDGGQVTEGGAAVDSLIAQVSRPVRWDRCMEAMVARGVTGVIELAPAGTLAGLAKRGMPGVKTVAVKTPDDLSAALALFAELEGDA
- the fabF gene encoding beta-ketoacyl-ACP synthase II, translated to MTRKVVITGLGATTPIGGDVPTMWNNALKGVSGARTLEDDWVAKYELPVHFAARCSTPALDVLSRVEAKRMDPSTQFGVIAAREAWADSGITEFDKDRLAVAFATGIGGVWTLLDAWDTLKEKGPRRVLPMTVPMLMPNGVAAAVSLDLGARAGAHTPVSACASGTEALHLGLDLIRSGKADVVMCGGAEAAIHPMPLAAFASMQALSRRNDDPQGASRPYDTARDGFVMGEGAGALVLEAEEHALARGARIYGELAGTSVTADAYHITAPDPQGLGATRALKAAMFDGRIQPEDVVHVNAHATSTPVGDKPEYTALRSALGNHVDNVAVSATKSQMGHLLGASGAVEAVLTVLAVYDRKAPVTINLENQDPEIPLDVVTSARDLPAGSIVALSNSFGFGGHNAVIAVRSV